The following proteins come from a genomic window of Rhodoligotrophos sp. CJ14:
- a CDS encoding branched-chain amino acid ABC transporter permease, with protein MTLLDLAFTLVNGLATGMAVFLVAAGLTLIFGILKILNFAHGAFFMIGAYVAYTIVGSNPSSIWLFILAAVVAGIVVAVLGFIADRIVLQRLRNVDEAYMLIATFAVLMICSGIVKLIWGVNYASINPPPMLDGAVIIGQLFIPSYSLFVIIAGIVVFLILDFAIHRTWLGKLLQSVANDSWMSGLLGINVPVALTSTVIASFLLAGLAGGLLLANQTLSPILGESFLLLAFMAVIIGGLGNVRGAFIAAILLGVIESASSLLMPNMPGMATYIFVILFLLAKPQGLLGGQRI; from the coding sequence ATGACGCTGCTCGATCTCGCCTTCACCTTGGTCAATGGCCTCGCCACCGGAATGGCGGTCTTCCTGGTGGCCGCAGGGCTTACGCTGATTTTCGGCATCCTCAAGATTCTGAACTTCGCTCATGGCGCCTTCTTCATGATTGGCGCCTATGTGGCCTACACGATTGTGGGCAGTAATCCCTCCTCGATCTGGCTGTTCATCCTGGCCGCAGTGGTGGCGGGCATAGTGGTGGCCGTTCTGGGCTTCATTGCCGACCGCATCGTGCTGCAGCGGCTGCGCAATGTGGATGAGGCCTATATGCTCATCGCGACCTTCGCGGTGCTGATGATCTGCTCCGGCATCGTCAAGCTGATCTGGGGTGTCAATTACGCGTCGATCAACCCGCCCCCTATGCTGGATGGCGCGGTGATCATCGGCCAATTGTTCATCCCGAGCTATTCGCTCTTCGTGATCATCGCCGGCATTGTCGTCTTCCTCATCCTCGATTTTGCCATTCACAGAACCTGGCTCGGCAAGCTCTTGCAGTCCGTTGCCAATGACAGCTGGATGTCCGGCCTGCTCGGCATCAATGTTCCCGTCGCGCTCACCTCCACGGTGATTGCGAGCTTTCTCTTGGCAGGGTTGGCGGGCGGCCTGTTGCTCGCCAATCAGACCCTGTCTCCCATCCTTGGTGAGAGCTTCCTGTTATTGGCCTTCATGGCCGTGATCATCGGCGGTCTGGGCAATGTGCGCGGCGCCTTCATTGCCGCGATCCTGCTCGGTGTCATCGAAAGTGCAAGCTCTCTGCTGATGCCGAACATGCCGGGTATGGCGACCTACATCTTCGTCATCCTGTTCCTCCTGGCCAAGCCGCAGGGCCTGCTTGGAGGGCAGCGCATATGA
- a CDS encoding branched-chain amino acid ABC transporter permease produces the protein MSSLKVTALVISGIAFASLPFWADQGIMFLAGLVLIEAVFALSWNLLFGFTGLASFGHAAFFAIGAYLTGYALRTGMEAPFLLMILASGLLGAAVAAITGLVLLRRTTGIHLAIFTLALAEVLRIIIGYSTTLGREDGLASIPRPTLDFGVIAIDLSSGRAYYWFLCVAAALLAWLLWVVCHGPFGRTLVSLRQDPERTAFMGVNVPGYRLAAFTISGGIASISGALYAPWAQIVTPESAHWIHSTQPMLASLLGGVHSFWGPVLGTVLFSLINYLTRNMVGLAELVIGITLLVIVLAAPTGVMGLLENLRKRAEKRPAGIADPIEMPAERQAS, from the coding sequence ATGAGCAGCCTTAAAGTCACAGCGCTGGTCATCAGCGGCATTGCCTTCGCAAGCCTGCCCTTCTGGGCGGACCAGGGCATCATGTTCCTGGCTGGCCTCGTGTTGATCGAGGCCGTGTTCGCCCTCTCCTGGAACCTGCTCTTCGGCTTCACCGGCCTTGCAAGTTTCGGTCACGCCGCCTTTTTCGCGATCGGCGCCTATCTCACCGGCTATGCCCTGCGCACCGGGATGGAGGCACCTTTCCTGCTGATGATTCTGGCCTCAGGTCTGCTTGGCGCGGCAGTGGCCGCCATCACCGGCCTTGTCCTCTTGCGCCGGACGACCGGCATCCACCTTGCGATCTTCACCCTCGCCCTGGCAGAGGTCTTGAGGATCATCATCGGCTACAGCACCACGCTTGGCCGCGAGGATGGTCTTGCCTCCATTCCAAGGCCCACCCTCGATTTTGGCGTGATCGCGATCGATCTGAGCTCGGGTCGCGCCTATTACTGGTTCCTCTGTGTTGCGGCAGCCCTGCTGGCCTGGCTGCTCTGGGTGGTCTGCCATGGACCCTTCGGCCGCACGCTGGTGAGCCTGAGGCAGGATCCTGAGCGGACCGCCTTCATGGGCGTGAATGTCCCCGGCTATCGCTTGGCCGCCTTCACCATCTCCGGAGGCATTGCCTCGATCTCCGGCGCGCTCTATGCCCCCTGGGCGCAGATCGTGACCCCGGAATCCGCCCACTGGATCCATTCCACGCAGCCCATGCTGGCATCGCTCCTTGGCGGCGTGCATTCCTTCTGGGGGCCGGTGCTGGGCACCGTGCTGTTCTCGCTCATCAACTATCTCACCCGCAACATGGTTGGGCTTGCCGAGCTGGTGATCGGCATCACCCTGCTGGTGATCGTGCTGGCAGCGCCCACCGGCGTGATGGGACTTCTCGAAAACCTGCGCAAAAGAGCAGAAAAGAGGCCCGCGGGCATTGCTGATCCCATCGAGATGCCAGCGGAAAGGCAGGCGTCATGA